The genomic interval CCACCAGATGCCGCGCAGTGGGTCGAGTGATGGATTGGCACAGTTGGTgtatgaaaaaaattaaaaagtagaaacagaaaatgttgcgaactctcagcaggtcagacagcatctgtggagagagaaacagagggaatgtttcaggtcggtgacctttcatcagaactcgctccacagatgctgcctgaccggctgagtgtatccagcattttctgtttatagttcagatttccagaatccgcagcactttacttttgaaattaaaaagtagcccaagttgatgaaagttgcaccagtgaaaatcctggGTGGAGATTTAGAGGATGCGACAGTGGGAAGGGCCGGACTGCGATTCGAACAGTCCTCCAAGCAAATTTCGGGGAAGTCATCGAAATTTAAAAGGGGACTGGGAACGGGAATAGAACGACAGGCTCACGTGACAGGGCATTGGTATTCGGAATGTACAAAATGCAGTCCCCACTGCTCTGATTACCTGAATCAGACAAATAGTAATTCACaacacaggacaaatccatttgatttgagttttggaaacccattcacgacagcagctgtctcccatcagtttacttttccaaactaaagggtatgaagcttgcacgagtgatgatctgtgctgtattatttctgagcagcagactcactttgccccatcaatgcctatttgttggaaggcgcagtccccattggtcgaggggatcggtttctcgagctgtgattcaccatcctctatttcaggaatattccggtttgctgaaaatgagatgagatgaaacgagcaggtccaacgagccggtctgtaacactacacggcatcgacaaagttgtctcttgcacttacagtgaagcggagggcagttttcacccttaaaccaacaagttaggtggcgcagtaaatagtgtagatgggagcaggaagtagtgaagggacattgatgattaaatgagagggtaaaactgtggcagatggagttcaatgtggggaagtgagatATAATCCACTTAGAACattaaaaagataaatcagagtattttctaaatgacgagaaactaggaactatggaggagcagagaggttcaggggtccatctccagaaatcactaaaaactagtggacaggtacaaaaaataattaatggaatgtgagccttcatctcaaggggctggaatacaaagggtggaagttatgatacagatgcatgaagctctggttagaccacatctggagaactgcgttcagttctggacaccgtaccccaggagggacatattggccttgactgGGTGTggaacagattcaccagaatgatatcggggctaaaagggttaaactatgaggacaggtcTTGTAGACTagacttttattcccttgagtataggaggttaaggggtgatctaattgagatgtttaagaagataggggggaggggagtgcaagaagatggtttgtagtggagaggagaagcccgggggttatctttgcattccaggatgatcctggaatagtgagcagttttgtcagaggagagcaggacccgatagtgctttatgtggcccagccagatctggtgatgaatggttaaccagttgtccaccataaatgttcaagtctgcgtcccttgggcaCACAGGAGTGGAAATGAGGGCAGTACCAGGGGGATCGACcagggtgagggggagtgatggtttTAATGGGTACAAGAgcgtcaaaggtggaggtgagggtctgATCGAGcaaatcggtagctgcagaaatgtcgtggtgaatggagggacaAAGGCTGgaaagttgggaatttgaaagtgccgttgtaagtgacttgtgggtgagttttttccagggatgaacacagaaggaagtgggttagtcccactccccggctctttccccacagccctgtgaatttttacacgtcaagtatttatccaattcccttttgaaagttactattgaacctgcttccacctccctttcaggcagtgcattcccgatcataacaactcgctgcgtaaaaaaatctctcctcattcccccgcccgtggcttttttgcccatttattttaaatctgtgtcctctggttattaaccctcccatcactggaaacagtttctccttatttaccgtaTCAAAACCTGTCATAATCGTGAACCTCCATTAAACCTTCTGGGTggtctcagtgcccttcctgctgGTCCTTCCTTCAGTTCCCATGTGGTCCAGCGGTCAGGGCTCCTGGTTTACACCCAAGCGGCCTAGGCTCGACTCCCGGTGTGGGAATAACAGGTTTTTAGTTCCAGCCTcacaatttgcctgcagtccaggctgtggctgctgcttcCTCTCTCGCTTCTGTGTTcgtcccacaatcacactgagaagtGAGACGgaccacagctcttaaagggacagtgcactaaaaacccagtcccacaagctgaagggaagcaagcaacaatgtcccgacaggtcactcagcagctcatggccaagtgtttgacgacaatcattttatgatttactgtaaaacccgagtctcagtgaaacacacacagaacactctggaaacactcagcgagtcagaccgaatctgtggagagaacagaccaatTAACTAAGAGTCTCAATGAGACAAGGAACAAGACACGGCTCTTCAcaaattgccatgggatcttttacacttcggagcagaaagaagggaccgccattaaacacctcattcaaaggacagcacctctcacgatgcagctccctctcagcacgacacagtcagtctggatcatgtgtcccagtcctggaactggagctggaacccacacccttctaaacaccagcctgactccctggggttactctcacccccggctagtcatgaaacagactgtgccactcccagagtaactgatgaccacagcctcagccctgggtcccggtctgcaccataaccgcagcctgtcaccgctcatagaaagtggcgtgggattcctgagttcattctgtgatgtgcattgggggagtgggactgcatGGATTGATCTTCCACAGAGCAGGTATGGgctccatgggccgaatggccaacttccgtgctgtaacctttctatttttctatgattccatgtgggtggagagggatacaaggatgtgatcagagatggccttatccatgattgacacgatcgggagtagagaggccacgtgagatggcaaggtcgaggggggtggccatgaatatgggtcggggagtttctatgcagggagagattaagggaggataaaatatcacataatagacttgttagaaaaattgaagcccatgggattaaatggacaatggcagcgtggatagaaaattggctaaggggcagaaaacagagagtagtggtgaacggttgtttttcagactggagacaagtatacagtggtgtcccccagggctcggcattaggaccactgctctttttgatatatattaatgaccgggacttgggtgtacagggtataagtttggagatgacacgaaactcagaaatgtaataaacaatgttgaggatagtaacagacttcaggaagacataggcagactggtgaaatgggcagaaacaaggcagatgaaatttaatgcagagaattgtgaagtgatacattttggtaggaagattgaggagaggcaatataaactaattggaacaattttaaatggagtgggggaatagagagacctgggggtgcagttACAcatatctttgaatgtggcaggacaagttgagaaggctgttaagaaagcaaatggggcccttggctttattaattgaggcattgaatacaaaagcaaggaattgatactaaaccttgataaaacactggttaggcctcagctgaagtattgtgttcaattctggacaccaaacaTTTGGagggatgccaaggccttagaaagggtgcagaagagaattactaaaatggtgccagggataagagacttcagtaatgtggagagactggagaaactgtgtctgttctccttagagcagaaaacataaaggggagatttgatagaggttcaaaatcatgaagggcttttgttaggaatcttgcaacaccaggttgaaataaaattgttggactataacctggtgttgtaagattccttacatttgtccaccccagtccatcaccggcatctccacatcatggcttttatTAGAGCAAAGAAAgagaaactttccagttgcagaagggcaGTTATAACACGGGTTAGACAGAGAgcaaagctgcctctacactgtgacatcaatcactcccagggaaggtacagcatgggttatatGCAGatgaagctccctctaaactgtgaaatcaaacactcccagggcaggtacaacacgcgttagatacacagtaatgcttcctctacactgtgcagtttagatctcgcctcagatttcagataaaaggttggtttcctggacactctgctggtgtctctctgtatctctgtactcagttacaccgctctctacctccctctgctggtgtctctctgtatctctgtactcagttacaccgctctctacctccctctgctggtgtctctctgtatctctgtactcagttacaccgctctctacctccctctgctggtgtctctctgtatctctgtactcagttacaccgctctctacctccctctgctggtgtctcactgtatctctgtactcagttacaccgctctctaccaccctctgctggtgtctctctgtatctctgtactcagttacaccgctctctacctccctctgctggtgtctcactgtatctctgtactcagttacaccgctctctacctccctctgctggtgtctctctgtatctctgtactcagttacaccgctctctacctccctctgctggtgtctctctgtatctctgcatTCAGTTGAACCGCTCACGACctccatctttttttcttttctttttttctttttttttctaaagaaacttatgaaataggacaatggaagtgattgaaaaaaaaaggattctaaagacattgagttttttttctgaaagacatccaatcgtatcacaacagcgactcattgaattggaatcaggtgactgcagtgtataaaaggtgctggttggtgggtaaaatgatagttgagttgtttggtatcatgggggattttgtagtgaGAGGTTTGTTCCCATTGCTGGTGTTCGTTGgagtggtttgttgctctgatacttggcaacagtttagaggacagagatttctctggagaagagtaaaacccacccctgtgccccagagagtccctccccctgtccctccctttggttcccatttcagtgtgtctgaggggagaagtctgtctccactgcagactgtgatggtgcagtgtggagagcagaacctgctggtgagggtagacatggatttatttagaaccaggcacctgattaaagctgctgacctgaccctggggacagcaggttgtcggccaactgggatctactctcagaaccacactgtcctctttgactatgggctccatgaatgtggcagcagattgcaggtaatgtgattcctcaactcttgctccaatttcactgtgCAGATTATTGCCCACTCTGAACTCATTAATATCGGgtgaaactccagccactgaggagatccctgaatgaaatctgtgtataaattcttgcccactgttaaatatcaccctgtgtgaaactacttCTTTATGTTGACATGTCAATCTTAGCTTTATATTTGAAAAGAACTTAAACTTGTCACTTagggactgcatctttcttaaatgggtcGTTATTACTCTCTAACTCTgagattcaattctattgaccttgaaccttcacctgcatttctccaaaccactctgttctcttgtgcctcaattgatttatcttttctgttccttcctgtggatattcaggcctgttacctcaacttgtggtcaatgaatgttcagtgtggaagttcctgttgagacttctcttgaaagatgaaacaagtggaataataattgggatacaatgtattaaaggggaactccacttttggttatTACACCTGCCAATCCCCTTGATTCCACAGCcacagatgaggtttaaaagtgatgttgtgttTTATGCTCCTTATCAGGGGTAACTTGAagccccttaaggtgaaagctcTATTCCATATGGGAAATAATGCTCATCAAATTTAGCTGTGCCAATCATTTCAtggtttctgactgcaggcctgaagtctcctgtaatagaaggtggactgagtcgagtaacagaggctgctccaggcaacttccaccaatggtggagctgcttcaatcatgtcattgaggggtttcagctgctcctcaaactgctgcttaacagggcaggaaaatgaccagaaatagcttttgtccaatgagaccagctcttcattccttaacctgatgtctttcagatggctggagatttcttggtctacaccacccacctgaaccacaccccaaatgctcgtgGATCTGTCATTGTTAGAACTAATGGAGCCatcattcccattgagtgccactattttaggtaagaaactttactctgtggcaaataaggtctacagcaggtgcagttctctgaagttgtcctgaaattacactcctgtctttccaggaagggcaatgtgagcagtgaccctatcaagcccacctggatcccattcagctcgaccaagtctggagaagggtttctgtcattctcact from Heptranchias perlo isolate sHepPer1 chromosome 35, sHepPer1.hap1, whole genome shotgun sequence carries:
- the LOC137302122 gene encoding zona pellucida sperm-binding protein 3-like, with protein sequence MVQCGEQNLLVRVDMDLFRTRHLIKAADLTLGTAGCRPTGIYSQNHTVLFDYGLHECGSRLQMAGDFLVYTTHLNHTPNARGSVIVRTNGAIIPIECHYFRKGNVSSDPIKPTWIPFSSTKSGEGFLSFSLRLMNDDWLTERTSTVYYLGDLIHIEASVSMTNHMPLKLYIDSCAATLSPDKDSTPRYNIIDYHGCLLDSKAEDSFSTFVLPRGERELDKLQFDLDAFRFFGDDRSLVRGSQTLGSPCWEEVTK